One genomic segment of Ipomoea triloba cultivar NCNSP0323 chromosome 9, ASM357664v1 includes these proteins:
- the LOC116030818 gene encoding flap endonuclease GEN-like 1 isoform X1, with product MGAGGNFWDLLKPYARPEGFDFLRNKRVAVDLSYWIVQHETAIKGNTRNPHIRLTFLRTINLFSTFGAFPVFVTDGTPSPLKSQARIMRFYRSSGIDMSSLPAVEKGISVERNKAFQKHVQECVELLKLLGMPVLNAKGEAEALCAQLNREGQVDACITADSDVFLFGAKCVIKHIQPNSKEPFECYHISDIEAGLGLRRKQLIAISLLVGNDHNLPGIPGIGLETAHRFAKSFREDEILDRLCEIRRGETPELHDIASAEGDFVPSSEDSPRKPKLSHCSFCGHPGSKRAHLKSRCQYCSDGGGGEGCKQKAPGFKCSCLSCDTDRKEKEQRKKENWHIKVCRKIALEQDFPHDLIVKIYLHNDNRVDDGCHISWTSPKTEMLVDYLAYYQHWEPSYTRKRMLPMLSTLFLRDIASNSENLLLCGQYEFDYIKRVKTRYGHQFYVVNWKKAMHTMYQETGRLDGVKDLTEDPDDFKIHIKKTGRADELIDITEEPMKALHKMVDDTHTVTSKKLNMPLETRRTEEVIDLTEDPDGLEIHTKTSGRDNKAVDFTETRRVEEMNDLTEGPDGLEIHIKKTGRIDELIDFPEEPGKPVHAMIDDIHTVTSENPNTHQETRRADELKDLIEDRDGLEIHIDETGRADEVIDLTEEPDGPEIHIKDGCCYLSTDEDMELVWKAFPEKVNQFLKQKELKSRRKRRGVPENSGSSSGIQLSITEFFRSSKGTCQAKLGENFASSSSSSSASEKEQQERVPNFSKSARRRLFLG from the exons ATGGGCGCTGGAGGCAACTTCTGGGATTTACTGAAGCCCTATGCCCGACCCGAAGGCTTCGATTTCTTGAGGAACAAACGGGTTGCCGTGGACCTCTCGTACTGGATCGTCCAGCACGAAACTGCTATTAAAGGAAACACGCGAAACCCGCACATCAGATTAACATTCTTACGCACCATCAACCTCTTCTCCACG TTCGGGGCATTTCCGGTTTTTGTGACAGATGGTACTCCATCGCCACTCAAATCTCAGGCAAGGATTATGCGCTTCTATCGATCATCAGGGATTGATATGTCAAGTCTGCCTGCAGTGGAAAAGGGCATTTCAGTTGAGAGAAATAAGGCTTTTCAGAAGCATGTGCAGGAATGTGTT GAGTTGCTCAAACTTCTTGGTATGCCTGTTCTAAATGCAAAAGGGGAAGCTGAAGCACTTTGTGCACAGCTTAATAGAGAAGGACAGGTTGATGCTTGTATTACTGCTGATAGTGATGTATTTCTCTTTGGAGCTAAATGTGTTATTAAACATATCCAACCTAACTCCAAA GAACCATTCGAGTGTTACCATATATCAGATATTGAGGCTGGTCTTGGGCTGAGAAGGAAACAATTGATAGCCATTTCTTTATTGGTAGGAAATGACCACAATCTACCTGGGATACCTGGTATTGGCTTAGAGACTGCACATCGATTTGCCAAGTCTTTCCGCGAAGATGAGATTCTAGATAG GCTATGTGAAATAAGGAGAGGAGAAACCCCAGAATTACATGATATTGCCAGTGCAGAAGGTGATTTTGTACCCAGTTCAGAGGATTCTCCTCGAAAACCAAAACTTTCGCATTGTTCATTCTGTGGACATCCAGGCAGCAAGAGGGCTCACCTCAAGTCTCGTTGCCAATACTGTAgcgatggtggtggtggtgaggGTTGCAAGCAAAAAGCACCAGGCTTTAAGTGTAGTTGCTTGTCATGTGACACG GATAGGAAAGAAAAGGAACAgcgaaagaaagaaaattggcATATTAAAGTCTGCAGAAAGATTGCCTTGGAGCAGGACTTTCCACACGATTTGATCGTGAAAATTTACTTGCACAATGACAACAGAGTTG ATGACGGTTGCCATATATCTTGGACAAGTCCAAAAACTGAAATGCTAGTTGATTATTTAGCTTATTATCAGCATTGGGAGCCTTCGTATACGCGGAAGAGAATGCTTCCGATGCTATCAACTTTGTTTTTGAGAGACATTGCCTCAAATTCCGAAAATCTTTTGCTATGTGGACAATATGAGTTTGATTATATTAAGCGGGTGAAGACAAGATATGGCCATCAATTTTATGTGGTCAATTGGAAGAAAGCAATGCACACAATGTATCAAGAAACTGGGAGACTTGATGGAGTGAAAGATTTAACCGAAGATCCCGATGACTTCAAGATTCATATCAAGAAAACTGGGAGAGCTGATGAATTGATAGATATTACAGAAGAGCCTATGAAAGCACTGCACAAAATGGTTGATGATACCCACACAGTTACCTCCAAAAAACTTAATATGCCTCTAGAAACTAGGAGAACTGAAGAAGTGatagatttaacagaagatCCTGATGGGTTGGAGATTCACACGAAGACAAGTGGGAGAGATAACAAAGCGGTAGATTTTACAGAAACTAGGAGAGTTGAAGAAATGAATGATTTAACAGAAGGTCCTGATGGGTTGGAGATTCATATTAAGAAAACTGGGAGAATTGATGAATTGATAGATTTCCCAGAAGAGCCTGGGAAACCAGTGCACGCAATGATTGATGATATCCACACAGTTACCTCCGAAAATCCTAATACGCATCAAGAAACTAGGAGAGCTGATGAATTGAAAGACTTAATAGAAGATCGTGATGGGTTGGAAATTCATATCGACGAAACTGGTAGAGCTGATGAAGTAATTGATCTTACGGAAGAGCCTGATGGACCGGAGATTCATATCAAGGATGGTTGCTGCTATTTGTCAACAGATGAAGATATGGAACTTGTTTGGAAAGCTTTTCCAGAAAAGGTCAACCAATTTTTGAAACAAAAG GAACTAAaatcaagaagaaaaagaaggggggTTCCTGAAAACTCAGGGTCCTCAAGTGGTATTCAGCTCAGTATCACCGAGTTCTTTCGATCCTCTAAAGGAACCTGTCAGGCAAAGCTCGGGGAGAATTTTGCTAGCAGTTCAAGTAGTTCTAGTGCTTCCGAAAAGGAACAGCAAGAGCGGGTTCCCAACTTTAGCAAGTCAGCTAGGCGTCGACTTTTCCTTGGATGA
- the LOC116030818 gene encoding flap endonuclease GEN-like 1 isoform X2 → MGAGGNFWDLLKPYARPEGFDFLRNKRVAVDLSYWIVQHETAIKGNTRNPHIRLTFLRTINLFSTFGAFPVFVTDGTPSPLKSQARIMRFYRSSGIDMSSLPAVEKGISVERNKAFQKHVQECVEPFECYHISDIEAGLGLRRKQLIAISLLVGNDHNLPGIPGIGLETAHRFAKSFREDEILDRLCEIRRGETPELHDIASAEGDFVPSSEDSPRKPKLSHCSFCGHPGSKRAHLKSRCQYCSDGGGGEGCKQKAPGFKCSCLSCDTDRKEKEQRKKENWHIKVCRKIALEQDFPHDLIVKIYLHNDNRVDDGCHISWTSPKTEMLVDYLAYYQHWEPSYTRKRMLPMLSTLFLRDIASNSENLLLCGQYEFDYIKRVKTRYGHQFYVVNWKKAMHTMYQETGRLDGVKDLTEDPDDFKIHIKKTGRADELIDITEEPMKALHKMVDDTHTVTSKKLNMPLETRRTEEVIDLTEDPDGLEIHTKTSGRDNKAVDFTETRRVEEMNDLTEGPDGLEIHIKKTGRIDELIDFPEEPGKPVHAMIDDIHTVTSENPNTHQETRRADELKDLIEDRDGLEIHIDETGRADEVIDLTEEPDGPEIHIKDGCCYLSTDEDMELVWKAFPEKVNQFLKQKELKSRRKRRGVPENSGSSSGIQLSITEFFRSSKGTCQAKLGENFASSSSSSSASEKEQQERVPNFSKSARRRLFLG, encoded by the exons ATGGGCGCTGGAGGCAACTTCTGGGATTTACTGAAGCCCTATGCCCGACCCGAAGGCTTCGATTTCTTGAGGAACAAACGGGTTGCCGTGGACCTCTCGTACTGGATCGTCCAGCACGAAACTGCTATTAAAGGAAACACGCGAAACCCGCACATCAGATTAACATTCTTACGCACCATCAACCTCTTCTCCACG TTCGGGGCATTTCCGGTTTTTGTGACAGATGGTACTCCATCGCCACTCAAATCTCAGGCAAGGATTATGCGCTTCTATCGATCATCAGGGATTGATATGTCAAGTCTGCCTGCAGTGGAAAAGGGCATTTCAGTTGAGAGAAATAAGGCTTTTCAGAAGCATGTGCAGGAATGTGTT GAACCATTCGAGTGTTACCATATATCAGATATTGAGGCTGGTCTTGGGCTGAGAAGGAAACAATTGATAGCCATTTCTTTATTGGTAGGAAATGACCACAATCTACCTGGGATACCTGGTATTGGCTTAGAGACTGCACATCGATTTGCCAAGTCTTTCCGCGAAGATGAGATTCTAGATAG GCTATGTGAAATAAGGAGAGGAGAAACCCCAGAATTACATGATATTGCCAGTGCAGAAGGTGATTTTGTACCCAGTTCAGAGGATTCTCCTCGAAAACCAAAACTTTCGCATTGTTCATTCTGTGGACATCCAGGCAGCAAGAGGGCTCACCTCAAGTCTCGTTGCCAATACTGTAgcgatggtggtggtggtgaggGTTGCAAGCAAAAAGCACCAGGCTTTAAGTGTAGTTGCTTGTCATGTGACACG GATAGGAAAGAAAAGGAACAgcgaaagaaagaaaattggcATATTAAAGTCTGCAGAAAGATTGCCTTGGAGCAGGACTTTCCACACGATTTGATCGTGAAAATTTACTTGCACAATGACAACAGAGTTG ATGACGGTTGCCATATATCTTGGACAAGTCCAAAAACTGAAATGCTAGTTGATTATTTAGCTTATTATCAGCATTGGGAGCCTTCGTATACGCGGAAGAGAATGCTTCCGATGCTATCAACTTTGTTTTTGAGAGACATTGCCTCAAATTCCGAAAATCTTTTGCTATGTGGACAATATGAGTTTGATTATATTAAGCGGGTGAAGACAAGATATGGCCATCAATTTTATGTGGTCAATTGGAAGAAAGCAATGCACACAATGTATCAAGAAACTGGGAGACTTGATGGAGTGAAAGATTTAACCGAAGATCCCGATGACTTCAAGATTCATATCAAGAAAACTGGGAGAGCTGATGAATTGATAGATATTACAGAAGAGCCTATGAAAGCACTGCACAAAATGGTTGATGATACCCACACAGTTACCTCCAAAAAACTTAATATGCCTCTAGAAACTAGGAGAACTGAAGAAGTGatagatttaacagaagatCCTGATGGGTTGGAGATTCACACGAAGACAAGTGGGAGAGATAACAAAGCGGTAGATTTTACAGAAACTAGGAGAGTTGAAGAAATGAATGATTTAACAGAAGGTCCTGATGGGTTGGAGATTCATATTAAGAAAACTGGGAGAATTGATGAATTGATAGATTTCCCAGAAGAGCCTGGGAAACCAGTGCACGCAATGATTGATGATATCCACACAGTTACCTCCGAAAATCCTAATACGCATCAAGAAACTAGGAGAGCTGATGAATTGAAAGACTTAATAGAAGATCGTGATGGGTTGGAAATTCATATCGACGAAACTGGTAGAGCTGATGAAGTAATTGATCTTACGGAAGAGCCTGATGGACCGGAGATTCATATCAAGGATGGTTGCTGCTATTTGTCAACAGATGAAGATATGGAACTTGTTTGGAAAGCTTTTCCAGAAAAGGTCAACCAATTTTTGAAACAAAAG GAACTAAaatcaagaagaaaaagaaggggggTTCCTGAAAACTCAGGGTCCTCAAGTGGTATTCAGCTCAGTATCACCGAGTTCTTTCGATCCTCTAAAGGAACCTGTCAGGCAAAGCTCGGGGAGAATTTTGCTAGCAGTTCAAGTAGTTCTAGTGCTTCCGAAAAGGAACAGCAAGAGCGGGTTCCCAACTTTAGCAAGTCAGCTAGGCGTCGACTTTTCCTTGGATGA
- the LOC116029787 gene encoding uncharacterized protein LOC116029787 codes for MSVFSVFSLVAFVSIVFAFLLLAMETGMTSGLAEACEALVIADDAEGVIVEVDGDDEAQGFLDFRYSAVGRVVSDRTIKLVVFRDVMAKAWRPVRGVNIRELGSNRFLFTFFHEKDIARVLNEGPWTFDQNLVLLRRLENGDDPRSLELSLATFWIQVHSLPLGFMSERVAKIIGNFVGSFVAADPWNFEGGVKSFMRVRITVDVSKPLKKRMKMKRPGGEWFWVDFRYERLPSFCFSCDVIGHADKFCPVSIDLPDAGGEKPYGVWLRAGSRRGVAVPVNKWLVLDSPAGMGGGARGNFETVTNDEHLLSGNNAAVSGERGTGKAVHESEGGDMNAALNDNDGVVIFEQKRRRVGDESEEGVTKANWASPMMVEENSFEEVGSGSQAHRVQ; via the coding sequence ATGAGTGTTTTTTCTGTGTTTTCTCTCGTGGCCTTTGTGTCCATTGTCTTTGCGTTTTTGCTGTTGGCTATGGAGACTGGTATGACGAGCGGTTTGGCGGAGGCATGTGAAGCCCTGGTTATTGCTGATGATGCAGAAGGTGTGATAGTCGAAGTTGACGGTGACGATGAGGCCCAAGGGTTTCTTGACTTTCGTTACTCGGCGGTTGGCCGAGTCGTGTCAGATCGCACGATCAAGTTGGTTGTTTTTCGTGATGTTATGGCTAAGGCGTGGCGTCCAGTTAGGGGAGTGAATATTCGTGAGTTGGGTTCAAATCGTTTTCTTTTTACGTTCTTTCATGAAAAGGATATTGCTAGGGTGTTGAATGAAGGTCCGTGGACCTTCGACCAGAATTTGGTGTTGTTACGGCGTTTGGAGAATGGGGATGACCCAAGGAGTCTGGAACTTAGTCTGGCAACTTTTTGGATTCAGGTTCATAGCCTTCCTTTAGGATTTATGTCTGAAAGGGTGGCAAAAATCATTGGGAATTTTGTGGGGAGTTTTGTGGCTGCTGATCCTTGGAATTTTGAGGGCGGGGTGAAGTCTTTCATGCGCGTTCGCATCACTGTGGATGTGTCTAAGCCATTGAAGAAGCGTATGAAAATGAAGAGACCTGGAGGTGAGTGGTTCTGGGTGGACTTTCGCTATGAGCGGTTGCCTTCTTTTTGTTTCTCATGTGACGTCATTGGTCACGCGGATAAATTTTGCCCGGTAAGTATTGACTTGCCGGACGCTGGGGGGGAGAAGCCGTATGGTGTGTGGTTACGGGCGGGTAGCAGGAGGGGAGTGGCGGTTCCGGTAAACAAGTGGTTGGTATTGGATTCGCCGGCGGGGATGGGCGGTGGTGCGAGGGGAAATTTTGAAACGGTCACTAATGATGAGCATTTATTGTCTGGTAATAATGCGGCTGTTTCGGGGGAGAGGGGAACTGGTAAGGCTGTGCATGAGAGTGAGGGAGGGGATATGAATGCTGCGTTAAATGACAATGATGGGGTGGTTATTTTTGAGCAGAAAAGACGTCGGGTTGGGGATGAGAGTGAGGAGGGAGTAACTAAAGCCAATTGGGCCAGCCCAATGATGGTTGAAGAGAATTCTTTTGAAGAGGTGGGTTCTGGATCCCAGGCCCACCGGGTCCAATGA